The DNA sequence GTAATTTTTAGGGTTATTTTAAATAATATTTCATAATGTAAGTGGGTAATTCAAATACAATTAAAGGGGTTACCCTAAATCATCTCTTATAATATAGATAATTTGAATATATAAATTTAGTGTGCTTCTTTAAGTTCTATTTTATAGGGTTATACCTGAATTTGTTTAAAAATAGAATGAATGCAATAATTATTTCTATAGATATatgttttttaaaatatttaatacTTACTCTGTCGGTCTAAAACTATAAACTACAACTAAGATTTGATTCAATGTTTGGCTATCTATTATATTTAATAAAATTGTATgtataatatttattttgttgtgtttttcgTTCTTTCTAAGTATTTTATGTATTATGTTTATTGAGTATTttcactaattattttaatattACTGGCTAGATGTTGTACCACAACGAAAAAGTAAAACTTTAAATGGTCCTCCAAGATGTATCGATGCATGGATTGATTGAAAGTTAATAAtaagaagaaatagaaaaaagattTTTAATGGTCCTCCAAAAAGTATGGATTTAAAGGTTGAATAAAGTGGGACATAGGTTAAtaataagaaaaataaaaaaaatgatccTCCAAAAGGAATCGATGCATAAATTGATTGTGGTGGGAGGTGGGTTAACAATAcgtgaaaataaaataaaaaattaaatgttCCTCTGTGAGGAATCGATGCATGGATTGACTGTGGTGGGAGGTGTGTTAATAATaaggaaaaataaataaagagaaTTTAAATGATCCTTTATGAGGAATCGATGCATGGATTGATTGCGGTGGGAGATGGGTCACCAATGGCTACTAATAATCATGGATATAAATAGAAGGCGagatgtttctgattattgTAGGATTTTctagacttttttctttttttctagagCGCTTCATAAGCTGTGCATGCTTTTcatctccaattagtaatagtaagatgctCAGTTGCAGTTGTTCTCATCCACAACTACAAACCATTTCAATGTCCCAGTTACAACTAGGATCATTAAAACCGTTGCATCTAGGACCGACGAGGCGATTGCAATTACAACTAAGGAATATACTCAGTCGCAATTGGCCAGATCCCGTGCGTGACTGCAACCGCTTCACTGCCGCCGTAATTACAACTAGGATCTTTAAATCGGTTGCAACTAGGACCAATAAAGCAATTCCAGTTACAACTAGAGAATATGCTGAGTTGCAATTGGCCTGACACCACAATTGCAACCGCTTCAATACCCTGGTTACAACTATGATTATTAAGCCTGTTGCGACTTAGCTAGGACCAGTAAGACGAGTGCAATCCGGCTTAGTTAGTTATATGACAGAGGGTAACTAAAAAAGTAATTACTCTCGTGCAACTAGCTTACTATCCTAGTATATGTTTTGTTCTAACCAAAGACTACTTAAgtcctttgttttgttttttcttgctCGATCCATACTCCTATTAAGTTCGTCAATTACCATCAACATCCACACTTTCTGCTTTCAGTGCAACTATTTTCagcaaataaaaatatattattatcCTGCCTATTGTTAGGTACTAAATCCAGGAACTCAGAAGTCACACATCACAAGTAGGAAATAAGAGTAATTAGAGTTGATTCGTCCGAGCTAGAGGCTATGGTATGTTCATCTTGAGGAACTAATCAGCCATCTGTTCGAGATCCTCATCTGCTCCTTTGTGAATCGAGGCTATGGTACGTTAATCTTAAACACTGTTACCTTTCTCTTTTACATGCTCCAAAGTACGAAATCCCCTCGTATATATAATGCTTCTTGTTTCATGTGATAACAGGAACAAGAAGGCTAGACGAGACTGTTTGCGGCCACAGTTGTGCAGCTCAAAGACTAAAAGGCTGAAGAGCTCAGCTTCAGGCTAGCAGTCTACCTGTTTTCCCAGGTCAGACATCAATGTCATCAACTACTGTTTCATATAGGTGTATCAGATGGTGCCAGTCATACATCATGTTAGCAAAATAACAAAGAAACAATCATGCATGAAAAAAGCGCCATAGGATTCAGTTAGTTTGGAACATGCATAACCCATAATTTATTGAGAGTACAGCTAGTTTTTGcagatcattttttttttgtttcaaaagtAGCAGCTCATGTTCAATTTGGTCTGCAAGATTTTTGGGAAAGGAGACACTTTCAAAATAAATGATGGCCAGTATCGAAGGTGCTGCTGTGTctgcaattttgaaaattttggcaaaCAAGTTAGCTCCATCGATGTTGAAGCAGTACAGCTCTATAGTGGGTGTGACAATGGATCTCCAGGATCTCAAGGGTCGATTTGAGGATATCAGCTCCTGGCTAGAAAAAGCAGGATGTAAAACAATGGATAATGATCAATTTTTCATCAGAAAATTGAAACACGTCGCATAcgacattgatgatattgttgatGAGTTCCATCTAGAGGCTGAGAAGCATGAAGCTGAAGTTGCCAACAATATTGTGTCAAAATGTCTCTGCACAAAACCAAAATCATATCTGTTTCAATTCAAGGCTGCCCTCAAGATCAAGGCTATAAAGAATAGATTTGATGCAATAGTGAAGCAAAGAACTGACTTCAGTGCAATAGTAAACAGTTTGCCGGAAGGTCATCCTGTTCCACACATGAACAGGACTGCCAAGGCAACTCCAACAGTGCCAAATGTTGCTGTGGCATCAATAATATGTGGAAGAGAGCGAGAAAAGCAGGAAATAATATCTAAACTGGTGGACAAAAATAACCAACAGATAATCAAGATAGTCTCCATAATTGGGCTTGGTGGCTCTGGGAAAACTGCCTTGTCTAACCTAGTTTTCGGTGATGGTAACTCCGTAAAGGATCATTTTGAAGTAAGAATATGGGTTCATGTGCCCCAAGAATTTGATGTCCAACAGCTTATGATGAAGATGTTTGAAGCCATTACTTATCAAAAATCTGAACATCATTCCATACAGAACATAATTCAAACTATAGCAGATACATTGACTGGAAAGAGGTATTTGCTTGTATTAGATGATGTCTGGACTGTGGACCGAAGTCAATGGGAAGATTTTATGTTATATATAAAGAGAGGAGCACCTGGAAGTAGTATTTTGTTGACAAGTCGCAATAGAAATgttgcagaagcagtggaatcAACAGATCTGTCGAAGTTGTCGTCCTTGTCTAAGGATGATAGCTGGACAGTGTTCACTCAGATCATTGGTGAGGACATAAAAGGTTTGGACTCTGAATTATTGGAAGTTGGGAGAGAGATTGTGAATAAATGTGGTGGGGTGCCACTTGCAATTAAAGTTCTTGCAAATGTCCTTCGTGGCAAGACACGTATAGAACAATGGAAGGCCGTGAGAGACAGTAATCTACTAGATGCTGAGGATAAAGAGCATAGAGTATTAGCAAGCTTGATGTTGAGCTATTCCCATTTACCATCCCATCTGAAACGGTGCTTCACAATATGTTCATTGTTTCCTAAAGGCCTTCCGCTCGATAAACAACAATTGGTTGACCAATGGATTGCTCACAATGTGATTAGTTTGACTCATGGTTACAATTGCTTGGAGGATGTTGGCGACGAGTGCTTCAATTCACTTGTGCAAGTTTCTTTTCTCCAGGATGTGAAGGAATATTTTGGGAGAGTGTGTTGCGAGATGCATGATTTGCTTCATGATCTTGCCAAGTTCATCTTGGATGAGCAAATTTCAACTAATGTGCCAAAGGATGCAAGCAGTTCCACAAAATACCCCAGATACTTTTACCAGATTCAATTGGTGACTGTAATATGCTTTCAAGCATTTATCTTTGCCAGTGCATGGAGCTTGCAGCCTTGTCAAATTCTATTGGTAGAAATAAAAAGCTAAGAGTTCTTAAACTAGATCATACCAAGATTAAGGAGCTACCAGTAGTTATAACAAAATTgagaaatctacaatgtttGAGTCTACGTAATTGTTATAGGCTGGTAGAGTTGCCCAAAGGCATCGGAAATTTGGATAAGCTTCAATTTTTGAACCTAGAATATTGTGTGCAGCTAGTAGAGCTACCTAAAGAAATTAACAACTTGGAGAAGCTTCAAGTTTTGAACTTGGAAAATCGTGGGGAACTGGTAAATCTACCTGAAGGCACTAGCAAGTTGGAGAAGCTTCAAGTTTTGAACCTCGAAGGCTGTAGGAAGCTGGTAGAGCTGCCTGATGGCATTGTCAAGTTTGAGAGGCTTCAAGTTTTGAACCTGAAAGATTGTGAAGAATTGAGAGGGATGCCTATAGGCATTGGACAATTCAGCAGTCAACTACAAAAGTTGCCCTTATTTGTTGTGGGTAACGGTAAAAGTTTGCTGGAATATCAGAGCTCGCAAATGTAGGTAGGAATAGTGAAGGTCTAATTATCAGAGGTATTTCACATGTGTTGGAGAAAGATGATGCACATAAGGCATGCTTGAAAGAGAAGACAAATTTACAGAGGTTGAAGCTAGAATGGAAGATGCGTCAGAAAGGTGAGGTGAACACTGAGTTTTTCTTTAATGAAAAGGTGGACACTATGTTGGAGGAGGCTGTACTTGATGGCCTAGAACCGCCAGTTGGGATTAAAGAGCTAGAAATTTGTGGGTACTCAGGCGAGAAATATGCATGGTGGATGCAGAATCAGGTTGTTGGTACTGAAGTAAAGGGGCAAGCTTGCTTCCAATTTTTGAGGGCGATGAAGCTATCTGATTTCCAAGGATTGAAGCATCTACAAGGGCTTGTGGAACTTCCTTGTCTGGAGGAGCTTGAGCTGCACAAGATGCCTTCTCTTGAGAGCATAAGCTGTGGCCCATTTTCCTTCACTGGTGAAGTTATTAATGGATGATCTACCTAGATTGGAAGAAGTGTGGTTGGTAGCAGAGAGGACCATGTCTGATGGAGAAGAGGGAGGAAACTGCAGCAATTGTGCACCTCACTCGGGACAGGTCCGAGTTGGTAATTGCTTGACATGTCTGAATATATCAAATTGTCTtacattgaagatcaagacattcCTACCTTTGTCTTGTCACCTGAAGCATTGGAAGTTGTCTGAGTGTGCTGGGAAGTGGACCACAGAATCTAATTACCACTGCCAATTCCATTTCGAGAGGTCCAATTCATTCTTCTATCATAGCCACCTACAAAACACCGGACGTGAGTGGGAGGTGGTGCAACACATGACAGCATGGGAATTATTGAAGACTTTTCTCATGGATAATGCACTAGGGGAGCTTCGATATCTACAAGAGCTAAACATTCTGAATTGCTGTCGCCTTAGTAGCCTTCCTCAAGCAATGGGGCAACTCACATCCCTCCAGGTGCTACGGATAGGAACGTGCGATGGACTTAAGCAGTTGCCGGAATGCTTGGGCGAGCTCTGTTCTCTTCGAACTCTACATGTTGAATGGCTGCCCAAAATAAAGAGCCTTCCCCAATCGCTGCAGCATCAGCATATCACATCACTTGAGGATCTTAGGATTCATGCATGTCA is a window from the Panicum virgatum strain AP13 unplaced genomic scaffold, P.virgatum_v5 scaffold_5575, whole genome shotgun sequence genome containing:
- the LOC120694408 gene encoding putative disease resistance protein RGA3, producing the protein MASIEGAAVSAILKILANKLAPSMLKQYSSIVGVTMDLQDLKGRFEDISSWLEKAGCKTMDNDQFFIRKLKHVAYDIDDIVDEFHLEAEKHEAEVANNIVSKCLCTKPKSYLFQFKAALKIKAIKNRFDAIVKQRTDFSAIVNSLPEGHPVPHMNRTAKATPTVPNVAVASIICGREREKQEIISKLVDKNNQQIIKIVSIIGLGGSGKTALSNLVFGDGNSVKDHFEVRIWVHVPQEFDVQQLMMKMFEAITYQKSEHHSIQNIIQTIADTLTGKRYLLVLDDVWTVDRSQWEDFMLYIKRGAPGSSILLTSRNRNVAEAVESTDLSKLSSLSKDDSWTVFTQIIGEDIKGLDSELLEVGREIVNKCGGVPLAIKVLANVLRGKTRIEQWKAVRDSNLLDAEDKEHRVLASLMLSYSHLPSHLKRCFTICSLFPKGLPLDKQQLVDQWIAHNVISLTHGYNCLEDVGDECFNSLVQVSFLQDVKEYFGRVCCEMHDLLHDLAKFILCKQFHKIPQILLPDSIGDCNMLSSIYLCQCMELAALSNSIGRNKKLRVLKLDHTKIKELPVVITKLRNLQCLSLRNCYRLVELPKGIGNLDKLQFLNLEYCVQLVELPKEINNLEKLQVLNLENRGELVNLPEGTSKLEKLQVLNLEGCRKLVELPDGIVKFERLQVLNLKDCEELRGMPIGIGQFSSQLQKLPLFVVGNGKSLLEYQSSQM